The genomic DNA GCATTTTCATCTTTTAGCagattgttcattttattatggcaagccactccagtactcttgcctagaaaatcccatggatggaagagcctgcctaagtcgcttcagtcttctatcagcgaccccatagacggcagcccaccaggttcatcCCTGGATTCTCAGGCAAAACACTTTTTTTCcaattatgaaagtgaaattttATCAGTCGTTttttagctaccccatggactgtggcccaccaggctcctccgtccatgggattttccagtgcaagagtactggagtggggtgccagagcctgtaggctgcattccatggggtcgttCATCGGACACGACtagatttcacttttcacttttttacattggagaaggcaatggcaacccactccagtgttttgcctggagaatcccaggacggcggagcctggtgggcatttATGGGGATACATTAATGGATATACATAGACTTATTTATATCAGCATATCCTTTTATGCCTACCTATGCTTAGGTCTTATATCATAATGCTAACAGTCACTTTAGGCATAAAcccttttttccattattttattatcaGTCTTTTTTTGGTTCCTTTTGTGTTGACAATGCTTTGTGTTGCATTTATGTTTAGGTATGAGTGTTCTAAGAAGTTCATAAgtagattttctgttttcaatctgATATGGTCATCTTTGTCTTTTGCTGGATGAATATGATCATTTACATTTGATACATTAATGGATATACATAGACTTATATCAGCATATTTTGTGTTTCTGAATATCAAcaatttttttgcttctctttttctattttcttgccttttaccTTTTTTGATtgataattttaatgtttattttttaagtagtttGAAAATCATAGAGTCTACATCATTTTCTATTGATGGTAATCTATAAGTGCTAACATCAACATTAATAATTTATTGTAATGAATTTAAAATCTTTCAGTATTATGAGCCTCTTGAAAAAGGTAGTATTCTTCATGTTCAAAtacatctcttcatttatttttttaattttactttaataattttaagcaTCAAAATAATTTCATAGCTCATAAGTTATTAAAATAAGgtgttattttattataatatttgttcaatattatttatatgtgtttGATTAACTCTGAATTCACTTCTGTGCTTATTAAGGaagaatttttattagaatactAAAGAGATATATGCCCCAAACatttataatttacatatgaTAAATCTCTTCTTTTGTTCTCATTCCTTCAAGAGAGTTCCTGCGGTTGTTGTCACGTTCTTGACTAAGAGCCTCTCTGCCTCTTGGTGTATATTTAATACCTTTTGTCTTCAGATCTTGTGGTGCTGATAAGAAATCTTCTGTCAGTTAAATTGTTGTTCCTCTGTAGATACTTTTCTTTTacctttaatgtttttttaatatttccttttgatCTCGGAACaattaaatattgaaatactGTAAGAAAACTTTTAAGGAGGCAAATAATATTAtagcttttattaaatattaaaacttttttaaaaactaacagtAATTGGTAGGTAGCCCtaggaaactattttttttttctatttttttaaacaggaaaataatggtcaaatatttgtgtttgtttatatttattaagaatttatatttaatcTATCTTAATCTCAAATTTTTGATATTAAGATTAATTTTATCTTCAATTATCAGAAGTTCTTTGATGTCATTATGGGTACATTTACCTTTACTCTTTCAGAATACATTTTTATCATGTTGGAGATTAAGTAAGGTCTTTCTACAATCTGGAATATTTTTGGTAAACCTCTTCTAATAccgcttcttcagttcagttcagtcactcagtcgtgtctgactctttgcaaccccatggactgcagcacgccaggcctccctgtccagtcaCCAGACAGGTCAAATCCAACATCCAGAATTCTGTGAGTGTAAAGTATATTCTGCTCCTTTTGGTAGTGAGTGTACATCAGAAGTGCAGACTATCTTTTTAGAACTGTTCCTGAGCTACGGAGTGGGGGATGGAATCAGAGCAAGTTAAAATGCTACAGATGTCTCCCATTGATTTTCAGGTTGATGGTTTGTTTTCCGTATTAAGCATGTGTGCTGCTGCTATAGCTTTTGATTAGATTCCCGAAGTCCAAAGAGGCTTATTTTGACAGAGTTTTCCATATTATATGTTGCTTTTCTAGAgagaagtactttttaaaaatttttctattcCATCTTTTAACCCATGTCCCTCCAGGGAGTTAATAATTTCCTGATTTTACTCAGACATTTTAGCAAGTGGTCTGTAAAGATATTCAATTTTTCACTTAATGACAGGTGTCAGTCCATTTTTCTTAAAGcagattttttacatttatatataggaATATGTGCTGCTCATGGCTCAAATTTTTCAGTACAGTTGAGTGATTAATGTTGTGTGGAAAAAGGCTAATGAAAGTCAGTAGCTATATTATCTGTCAAAATGCATGGAAATTAGAACTAATTCCCATTAGCCTCCTCCCAATATATGCACTGTTACATATTTAGTTCAGCCTTGTTCTAGGTCCCAGAGGACACTTCCAGAATTCTTTCTACAGTGTGTctgcttatttttgtaaatgtattGCTACTTTCCTTGATCTGTATTTTTACAGTGTGAATTTTCTTTCTAGGATCACTTGTTCCCTGTTTGAAATGAAATCTTGGACTTTCCTTCAGTAAGAATAGTTGAATCCAGACTATCTCAGCTCAAGACGAgttttgtgtgcatgctaagtcactttggtggCTTCTGCCTGTTAGCTGTTTTTAAAGAAGAGTGTGGTGTAGGGTATGTAGTCTCTCATCTTGCCAGAAACTGAAGTCTAAATCTCAATGTTTGTAAATTATATCCTTCAAATTTGAACACTTGACTTTTAACTTCCCATTTCACAATTGGGGGAAATGGTTTTCTTATGATTTCTTGTAATTCACCTCGCATAACAGCTGATTTTTGTTGACTTTTGTAATATTCATTTTACATTGTTAAGATCTGTACTGTTCACATTCTGGTTAGTCATTATCCTTATCACAATTTTGACCATTCTTCCCCTACTAAAATGAATTTAATGCTGCATGATAGTTCTTTAGTCACAATTCATGCATGTATCTGCAATATACAACTGactgaaaaagatttttttccaagaTATATGTTAGGGTCATATTTTATGAGTTTATACATGcatcaaaattatatatatgtatgtgcatctCTGAATGTATATATAGTGACTATGTtttactgtcagttcagttcagttcagttgctcagtcatgtctgactctttgcgaccccatgaatcgcagtacaccaggcctccctgtccatcagcaattcccagagttcactcagactcacgtccatcgagtcggtgatgccatccagccatctcatcctctgtcgtccccttctcctcctgcccccaatccctcccagcatcagtaaaatgcattattttactgtaataatatattaatattaataatataataatattaatagtaattttatatattatacataatatatacggggcttcccagtggggtgctagttgtaaagaacccacctgccaatgcaggagacaaaaaatgcaggtttcatccctgagttgggaagacagatcacccagaggagggcatggtaacctagtattcttgcctggagaatcctgtggacaggggagcctggtgggctacagttcatagggtcacaaagagtcagacacgactgaagcgacttaacacacacacacactgatacatgtaaatgtgttgttgttgttcagtcacatagTCCTATCCAACTaagtgcaaccccatggactacagcatggcaGTCTCccctccttcactgtctcctggttGTTCAAacacatgtctattgagtcatgattccatccaaccatctcatcctctatcacccccttctcctcctgtcttcaatctttcccagcagggtcttttccaatgagtcagctctttgcatcaggtggccaaaatattggagtttcagcttcagcatcagtccttccaaggaatattcagggttgatttcctttaggattgactaatttgatcttgctatccaagggactctcaagagtcttctccaacaccatggttcaaaagcatcagtttttcagtgctcagctttccttatgatccaactctcacatccatacatgactactggaaaaaccatagttttgacaatacagacatttgtcagcaaagtgatgtctctgctttttaatatgctgtctaggttggtcatagttttccctCAATGTggaattatcttttaatttcatggctgcaggcactgtCCAACCAAGATCTGGAAGAttttggttcatgtacttttCAAGCCTgtgcacagtgattttggagcccaagaaaataaaatctgccactgtttccattttccccccatctatcagcatcaagtgatgggacaggtgccatgatctttgttttttgaatcctgaattttaagcaagttttttcactctcctctttcgtgttcatcaaaaggctctatattcctcttcgctttctgccattagggtagtatcatctgcatattcgagattattgatatttctcccagcaatcttgattccagtttatgattcatccagcctggcatatcgcagatgtactctgcatataagttaaataagctgggtgacaatatacagccttgaaaaactcctttcccaattttgaaccaacctgttgtcccatgtccagttttaactgttgcttcttgacctgaaaacaggctcctcaggaggcaggtaagatggtctggtattcccatctcatgaagacttgtccacagtttgttgtgatccacacagtcaaaggcttcagcatactcaatgaagcaggagtagattatttctggaattctcttgcttttttatgatccattGGATAttgttaatttgatctctggctacTCTGCCTTTTGGAAATCCAGCTTACAGATCTGGAATATTGTGGCACATAACTTTTGACGCCTCgtttgaaagagtttgagcattactttgttagcatttgAAATACGTGCCACTGTAtgatagtttgaatattcttcagtgttgtctttctttgggattggaatgaaaactgagtttttctagtcctgtggtcactgctgagttttccaaatatgctggcatgtggagtgtagcactttcacagcatcatcttttaggatttttaatagCTCAACTATATTTCCATCAccacactagctttgtttatatatattatattaaacatataatatatgtaatacaaTAATGTTGCAGGAAGAAGGACCCCTCCAAGAGTCTAGGAATAAATTGTCAATATGTGAATATGGCTTTACTTTAGTCTTAAGTGTTCTATAGAAAGTTAATACATTGTCCATTTGGAGAAAATAAGTGataagccaaaaatgaataaaaattagtgAAACCTATATACTATATACTAGTATGGATTATAATCCCTAATACTTACCagtaatagcaacccactccagtattcatgcctggaaaatcccatggaccgaggagcctgcgggactacagtccatggggtcacaaagagtcggacacgactgagcgacttcactttcacaataaaaactaagaaacaaaaaggcaaaggaattttgaagaaaaaaacttCAGGGAGGTAGGGACAACACAAGCTTCCTCTGAATTCACTTCACATAAATAACTCCTATTTTCATTGCTATCTAATCCTGGCTTTCCTATCACACTTCAGTCCTTTGCAGACTGTCATTGGCAATGGAGGGCAACCAATCACAGATCACAGAATTCATCCTGGTGGGGTTCCAGCTCAGTAAAAACATGGAATTGCTCCTTTTTGGTATCTTCTCCCTGTTATATGTCTGCAACCTGCTGGCAAATGGCATGATCTTGGGACTCATTTGCTTTGACCCCAGACTGCACTCccccatgtatttcttcctttcccaccTGGCCATCATTGACATATCCTATCCTTCCAGCAATTTTCCCACCTTGCTGGAAAACCTagtgaaacacacaaaaaacatctCCTTTGACCCTTGCACTGTGCAGATGCTTTTCAATTTGACTTTTGGATCTATAGAGTGCCTCATTTTGTTGGCGATGTCCTATGACAGGTATGTGGCGATCTGCCATCCCCTCCAGTACACGGTCATCATGAACTGGAGAGTGTGCTCCATCCTGGCCATTGCTTGCTGGGCGTGTGGATTTGCCCTGGCCCTGGTCCAAGTAATTCTCTTGTTAAGATTACCCTTCTGTGGCCCCCAGAAGGTGaaccacttcttctgtgacatTCGCTCTGTCCTCAAATTGGCCTGTGGTGACATCTGGATCAATGAAATGTTCCTCTTTGCTGATGGTGTTCTTATCTTAGTCGGGCCTCTTGCCCTGGTGTTGGTCTCCTATATGCGTATTCTCTGGGCCATCCTGAAGATCCAGTCAAAGGAGGGCCGCAagaaagccttctccacctgttcCTCCCACCTCTGTGTGGTTGGGTTCTACTTTGGCTTAGCCATGATCGTTTACATGGTTCCCGACAACAGTCAACAAGAAGAACACCTGAAGatccttttcctgttttataCTCTTTTCAACCCATTGCTGAACCCTCTTGTCTACAGTGTCAGGAATGCTCAAGTGAAGGCTGCCTTCCACAGAGTActgcagaagaagaagacaacGTGAAGGAGGGTCCAGTTTTGGTTCAGTGCATTCTTTTCCCTTCAGAGATGTGATTGCTGGTGCAAGAAAACTCAAAGTTCCCCAGAAAGTGACATGATTTAATGAAGAGCATTAGTCCAGAGTAGCATCAGCATGATGGAAGACTAGGAATCCCTAAGCCTCCATTCCTCCATGGAGACAAGACCATACAGACCTAATTTCCTTTGTGAAAATACCAGAAGTTGGATAATTGAGTGCTGCACCCCAGAAAAGCACAATGCCAAGAAGAAATACAATAAGTGTTCAGGCAAATTTATGGTACTGTGTCTGCCATACCTActtccctccacctcccagagctccctcaagggggaaaaagaagaatggatccTTCAGACTACTTTTAGCTTTTCAGGGAGTGATATGAGAATTTGTTAGTTGTCTTGCCTCTGAAGCACTGATGGAAGTGGCAGTTTGGACTCCTGGTTAGGATCCCTGAGAAAACCTGCAAGGaatgaaactttttaaagatgTAGAGATACTTTGGATTTTCAAAATTCTCAGAGATCTGCACTGGTATCTCATTCTTGTCTTAACGTAAAATTTCTTGTTAATGTGTGATATTGAGTTTCCTTGCAGTTGCTtcctggccatctgtatgtcttctttgatgaGCTGTCTGTTtagggcagcagaggatgtgatgatggttagatggcattactgactcagtggacgtgaatttgagcaaattcctggaCATAGTGAAAGTCAGAGGAATCTGGCAtgctcagtccatggagtcccagatTTGGACATGACATAGCAAATGAACAAAGCAACAACTCTTtacattttgcccatttttatgtaatgaattttatttttaaagaaatttttgatCACAGCAAAATTCAGTGGAAGGGACAGAAATGCCCTGTACACCCCCTACCTCCCCACATGTATAAGCTCCCCCATTACCAATGACCCTCCCTAGAGTGGCATGTTTGTTAGTATTCATGCACCTATATTAACAGATCATCATCACCCAAAGTCTATAGTGTACATTTGAATTCACTCAtgatgttgtacattctgtgtATTGGACAAGTGTTTAATTATGTGTATCCACATTATATTATCATACTCAATATTTTCAGTGCGCTAAAAAtcacctcttccttcctcccttcagtTCTAatccctgacaaccactgatctctTAACTGCTTCCATAGTTTTggcttttccaaatatttgggagGAATTATAGagtatgtatgtataatgtaGTTTTCCACACTGGCTCTGTTCACTCAGTCGAATgcctttcatttcctctttttttctttgcttgatagttcatttctgAACTCGCTTCCGTTGTCTGGATGCAGCACAGTTTATCCATTTGCCAACTGAAGCACACTTTGATGGCTTCCAAGTTtaggcaattatgaataaagttgctttaAACATctctgtgcaggtttttgtgtagacGCATGTTTCCAAATCCTTTGGATACataccaagtactgcatttggtaGATTGTATAGTAAGAGtaggtttagtttttttttttttaactatgaaatTGCCTTTCAATAtgactgtatcattttacatgaatgaaaatgaattccACTTCAGAAGTATGTGAAAGTTCTTTGTTGATCCATGTCATTATCAGTGGTGGTGTCGGTGCTCTGGAGTTTAGCCATTCTACTCGGTGTATAGTGATAATTCATTGCTGTCTTCATTTACTTCCCTCATGATAGAGATGtggagcatctttccatgtgctcaTTTGCaatctgtcttttttttcatttttaaaatttatttttaaattaaagactttttctttttttaattttagaattggaggaaaattgctttacggTGTTGAATAAACATTGTAAACGTGctgccatacaacatgaatcagccataagtatacataagCCCCCTCCTTATTGAACCTCCATTCCCCTCTGCtgccccattccatccctctaggttgctACCGAGCAGGCTGAGTCCaagtgttatatagcaactttaTCCTCACTATCTATGTGAACATGGtcatgtgtatgtttcagtgttACTTCCTCatttcatcccaccttctcctttccccactgtgtccacaactcttttctctatgtctgcttctctgctcctgccctgcaaataggttcatctgtaccatttttttaaaattacacacacatatatataaatattttaatatacaatatttgtttttcctctctcagacttacttcactctggataaCAGATTCTAGGTTTATCTACCTCAGTTtagctga from Bos mutus isolate GX-2022 chromosome 4, NWIPB_WYAK_1.1, whole genome shotgun sequence includes the following:
- the LOC102277222 gene encoding olfactory receptor 2A2, producing MEGNQSQITEFILVGFQLSKNMELLLFGIFSLLYVCNLLANGMILGLICFDPRLHSPMYFFLSHLAIIDISYPSSNFPTLLENLVKHTKNISFDPCTVQMLFNLTFGSIECLILLAMSYDRYVAICHPLQYTVIMNWRVCSILAIACWACGFALALVQVILLLRLPFCGPQKVNHFFCDIRSVLKLACGDIWINEMFLFADGVLILVGPLALVLVSYMRILWAILKIQSKEGRKKAFSTCSSHLCVVGFYFGLAMIVYMVPDNSQQEEHLKILFLFYTLFNPLLNPLVYSVRNAQVKAAFHRVLQKKKTT